The following proteins are encoded in a genomic region of Cryptococcus gattii WM276 chromosome I, complete sequence:
- a CDS encoding Autophagic vacuole formation-related protein, putative (Similar to TIGR gene model, INSD accession AAW43167.1) encodes MGKAEGYLDPTILSVASGSRNSGKAKERTKRKGGHKYHSLHAQEEENEEPPESEAFRTRGKVGLNAYEKALWKWVNVDDLDGFLQEVYEYYKGKGIYCIVLARVLNLLTTFFVIAFSTFLISCIDYTKLFSSLSTPEAVGRLEDVLIGQCITKGSFAHTLFLIILSAFFIFQVANFAISVPRLLDMYRFYTHLLGVPDADIQTLPWPEIVRLIGDIRKHNPVTSLSNGQATALADMVGNDAKAPVKKLDAHDIANRILRQENYLIALFNKDLLDLRVRIPVPHIFTAFIPSSMLILSADPPLPSLQSEPERKFLSFGANHLTKALEWNLRFCLLGYLFDRRGQVRKEFVKEKRRKDLVQGLRRRFVFMGILNAIFAPFIILYLLIYSFFRYFEEYHKNPSSIGSRQYTPYAQWKFREFNELPHLFERRLDRSYETAKEYVDQFPKERTALVMRFVAFVAGSFAAVLLVASLIDPDLFLHFEITPHRTVLFYLGVFGSVLAISRGMVPQENMVFDPEASLNEVVRWTHYLPVEWRGQLHSQMVHQEFSKLFALKIMIFFSELLSVILTPFILFFSLPPCAAAIIDFFREFTVHVDGVGYVCSFAVFDFARHGNIDSNRPETGLQGATGPGAGNAAAAAAGDGGFGVGKPGRQTSRRAASASPSRFKQKDWRSNENKMEQSFLHFKATHPDWQPSDPSSSLFLDRLMGAGTRNRPAGGISGSIYGGGGGGGGGGGGRGLGIDGSVMAEMEEERLRAKRQSYERAWAKSSHLHRPDVSNPLRHPHSAASEIIEEEEGGEGDQGDDSIDGWSKRMKTDGETDDEEEEHGRLWKDDGVVGLLQQVLGR; translated from the exons ATGGGTAAAGCAGAAGGTTACCTGGATCCCACCATACTTTCAGTAGCCTCCGGAAGTAGGAATTCAGGCAAGGCGAAAGagaggacgaagaggaagggtGGTCACAAATACCATTCATTGCACGCtcaggaagaggagaatgagGAACCACCTGAAAGCGAAGCATTCAGGACGCGAGGGAAGGTAGGGCTGAACGCTTATGAGAAAGCTTTGTGGAAATGGGTCAACGTCGATGATCTCGACGGATTCCTACAAGAA GTGTATGAATACTACAAGGGCAAAGGCATCTATTGTATTGTATTAGCACGAGTACTCAATCTACT TACAACTTTCTTTGTGATTGCATTCTCTACCTTCCTCATATCTTGCATCGACTATACAAAGCTCTTTTCTTCGCTCTCGACTCCAGAGGCTGTTGGGCGATTAGAAGACGTTCTCATAGGCCAATGTATCACCAA GGGGTCGTTTGCACATACACTTTTTTTGATCATCCTCTCAGCATTCTTCATCTTTCAGGTCGCCAATTTTGCCATATCCGTCCCTCGGCTATTGGACATGTATCGATTCTACACCCACCTTTTAGGTGTCCCTGAT GCGGATATACAAACGCTTCCATGGCCCGAAATTGTGCGACTGATAGGCGATATTAGGAAGCATAACCCTGTTACATCACTTTCCAACGGCCAAGCAACCGCACTTGCCGATATGGTTGGCAATGATGCCAAGGCGCCTGTGAAGAAGCTTGATGCCCATGACATAGCCAA CCGGATACTGAGACAAGAGAACTATCTCATTGCACTATTCAATAAAGATCTCCTCGATCTCCGGGTCCGCATCCCTGTCCCCCACATATTCACAGCTTTTATACCTTCTTCTATGCTTATCTTGTCGGCTGACCCCCCTCTACCGTCACTTCAGTCCGAACCCGAGAGAAAGTTCCTAAGCTTTGGTGCAAATCACTTGACCAAAGCCCTTGAATGGAATTTACGATTTTGTTTATTGGGCTATTTGTTTGATAGAAGAGGGCAAGTTAGAAAGGAGTTTGtaaaagagaaaagaaggaaagatCTTGTACAAGG attgagaaggaggtTTGTTTTCATGGGTATTCTTAACGCCATTTTTGCGCCATTCATCATTCTGTACCTCCTCATATACTCCTTTTTCCGCTACTTTGAG GAATATCACAAGAACCCTTCTTCGATTGGAAGTCGACAGTATACGCCTTATGCGCAGTGGAAATTCCGAGAATTCAATGAACTTCCCCATTTGTTTGAAAGACGGCTTGACAGAAGTTACGAAACTGCCAAGGAATACGTTGATCAGTTCCCCAAAGAACGCACTGCTCTCGTTATGCG GTTCGTTGCATTCGTCGCAGGATCTTTTGCTGCCGTCCTCCTGGTCGCCTCTCTCATCGACCCGGACCTTTTTCTCCACTTTGAAATCACTCCACATCGGACAGTCCTTTTCTATCTCGGAGTCTTTGGGTCTGTACTCGCCATCTCCCGAGGAATGGTACCACAAGAAAACATGGTGTTCGACCCAGAAGCGAGTTTGAACGAAGTGGTCCGATGGACGCATTATCTGCCTGTAGAATGGAGGGGTCAACTACATAGCCAAATG GTGCACCAAGAATTCAGCAAACTGTTCGCATTAAAGATTATGATATTCTTTTCCGAGCTTCTTTCCGTAATCCTCACTcctttcatcctctttttttccctcCCGCCTTGCGCTGCAGCCATTATCGATTTCTTCCGTGAATTCACTGTTCATGTCGACGGAGTAGGCTATGTCTGCTCTTTTGCGGTATTTGATTTCGCGAGGCACGGAAACATTGATTCCAACCGACCAGAAACGGGACTGCAGGGAGCTACAGGTCCTGGAGCGGGTAatgctgctgctgctgcgGCTGGTGATGGTGGGTTCGGCGTAGGAAAACCAGGTCGACAAACAAGTCGACGGGCCGCTTCCGCTAGTCCTTCCCGTTTCAAACAGAAAGATTGGCGATCCAATGAGAACAAGATGGAACAGTCATTCTTGCATTTCAAGGCTACGCATCCGGATTGGCAGCCGTCTGATCCCAGCTCGTCACTCTTCTTAGATCGGTTGATGGGTGCTGGAACTCGTAACCGTCCGGCGGGAGGGATTTCTGGTTCGATTTacggaggaggaggaggaggaggcggaggGGGTGGTGGAAGAGGTTTGGGGATTGACGGATCCGTCATGGcagagatggaggaagagcgCTTACGAGCCAAGCGCCAGTCTTATGAACGTGCATGGGCAAAGTCGTCTCACCTACATCGACCTGATGTTTCGAACCCTTTGCGTCATCCCCATTCCGCCGCTTCAGAAATaattgaagaagaagaaggaggtgAAGGGGACCAGGGTGATGACTCGATAGATGGTTGGAGCAAGCGTATGAAGACAGATGGGGAAACTgatgacgaagaggaggaacACGGGAGATTGTGGAAGGATGACGGCGTGGTGGGCTTGCTGCAGCAGGTGTTGGGTAGATAA
- a CDS encoding Cysteine desulfhydrase, putative (Similar to TIGR gene model, INSD accession AAW42829.1) yields MLATMNPIRPLFRSSPLRVSRNTLSSRIPRRTLVTPTNPVHATISNITVDHVKEDPAEHQSGEQIAGEHPSGKEMFGFKLNPIATKTGGNAMSEGRPIYLDMQATTPMDPRVLDKMLPLFTEQYGNPHSRTHAYGWEAEKAVDEARQQVAQLIGAQPKDIVFTSGATESNNMLIKGIAKFHQSKKKHIITTQTEHKCVLDSCRWLSTQGFEVTYLPVLPNGLISINDLKAALRPDTSLVSIMAVNNEIGVIQPLAEISQAIKSWAKENGVPKPLFHTDAAQAVGKIPIDVEALGIDAMSISGHKLYGPKGVGAAYVRRRPRVRLEPLIHGGGQERGLRSGTVAAPLVVGLGEACQIAGNEMAADHARIKALSDRLIEGITSKVEHIVRNGDVNGYPGCVNLSFAYVEGESLLMALKDIALSSGSACTSASLEPSYVLRALGAAEDMAHSSLRFGIGRFTTEEEIDLVVSRIVSVVNKLRDMSPLWEMVQEGIDISKIEWSQ; encoded by the exons CATCAGGCCCCTCTTTCGCTCTTCTCCCCTCCGTGTCAGCCGCAACACTCTTTCTTCTAGAATACCTCGCCGCACGCTTGTCACTCCCACAAACCCCGTTCACGCCACCATATCCAACATTACCGTAGATCATGTCAAGGAAGACCCTGCAGAGCACCAATCGGGAGAGCAAATTGCTGGCGAACACCCTTCTGGCAAAG AAATGTTCGGCTTCAAGCTCAATCCCATAGCCACCAAGACTGGCGGCAATGCCATGTCTGAAGGCCGACCTATCTACCTTGACATGCAGGCCACTACTCCTATGGATCCCCGTGTGCTTGACAAGATGCTTCCTCTCTTTACCGAGCAATATGGCAACCCCCATTCAAGAACACATGCCTACGGATGGGAAGCGGAGAAGGCCGTTGATGAGGCTCGGCAGCAAGTTGCCCAACTCATTGGTGCCCAACCTAAAGATATCGTGTTTACTAGTGGTGCGACGGAGAGCAACAACATGTTGATCAAGGGTATTGCAAAATTCCACCAgtcaaagaagaagcaCATCATCACCACCCAGACCGAACACAAGTGTGTGCTCGACTCTTGCCGATGGCTCTCTACTCAGGGCTTCGAAGTCACTTATCTTCCTGTCCTCCCGAACGGTCTGATCTCTATCAACGACCTTAAGGCCGCTCTGCGACCTGACACGTCCCTCGTGTCTATTATGGCTGTCAACAACGAAATCGGTGTTATTCAGCCTCTTGCCGAGATTTCGCAAGCCATCAAGTCATGGGCCAAGGAAAATGGTGTCCCCAAGCCCTTATTCCATACCGACGCCGCTCAGGCCGTCGGCAAGATCCCCATAGATGTTGAAGCGTTGGGTATTGACGCCATGTCTATCTCTGGCCACAAGCTCTACGGTCCCAAGGGTGTAGGCGCTGCTTATGTTCGACGACGACCTCGAGTCCGACTTGAGCCTCTTATCCATGGCGGTGGTCAAGAGCGTGGTCTTCGATCAGGTACCGTCGCTGCACCCCTCGTTGTCGGTCTCGGTGAAGCTTGCCAGATCGCGGGGAATGAAATGGCCGCCGACCACGCGAGGATCAAGGCTTTGAGCGATAGGTTGATCGAGGGAATTACGTCAAAGGTGGAGCACATTGTGAGGAATGGTGATGTCAATGGGTACCCCGGTTGTGTCAACTTGTCATTCGCATATGTGGAGGGCGAATCGCTTCTCATGGCCCTCAAG GACATCGCCCTTTCATCAGGATCAGCATGTACTTCAGCCTCCCTCGAACCATCCTATGTCCTCCGTGCCCTTGGTGCCGCCGAAGACATGGCGCATTCGTCCCTTCGATTCGGTATTGGCCGATTCACCACCGAGGAAGAAATTGACCTTGTCGTATCGAGGATTGTCAGCGTGGTCAACAAGTTGAGGGATATGAGTCCACTTTGGGAGATGGTGCAGGAAGGTATTGATATCAGCAAAATTGAATGGAGCCAGTGA
- a CDS encoding Hypothetical protein (Similar to TIGR gene model, INSD accession AAW42825.1; CND05620): MPFLQTLSDLKDFTHSINPLSLLNPDQQPSPAPSSSSSPSQSAAAPNPSEAGPGPSSLASRNLAAVNKPSIYSSPPASSRPSLKHSSSSSLPPSSDSAESVPRPRGASVVNDRRKGSGTSVVVIADPEVTNMTRGRQKRPVSVASGITDDSGFGDRRGKKNPLDTYIIVKPPPASAKNPLNLQIQLIVKRSRRARGISTSSNYSSLGSSPVDDREVKLQSPATPNLPSSAPMSPSTSMTGGSSSLPASAAASDVSDDEASIKRSSSIRSGMSNATSSTTSGMSGKRIEPMFNLAVHNVVHPTVVTDAATDVKVAKFHKRVVDVSGVGIVEPTEIHLPSASNHLYPTISRVTSHVTSDGETLQTPGTKARPLSIASFSPSLSPVTTIHQEESRSLRSSLDLKNFRLDNILHHQKPDSGDSNTRKLFGKIFKKKKNVEKPEDAAIHLTRSASASSIDPKGPSGIPSNAVSPTNGSPAAGRASIHLPSTSSDFHHSSSSAVGHPTFGTSPNIVVRQPPSAAHALESRLKPELYSPTEKHHTISSRSRPIGYNWTVRRWARRNSEGWAAHLVAAAATGLELVGAAEMAGENEVQFEWVKGVFEPEDEPSQRGLGIGKPGGINLGQSKAGRAVSAPGRSVSRETGPKSSRRIASPMPSTPSSPVASRPPSPSFDSRPEPVRRVSAAASTSSSTASSKGIPSVAFDDAVTGGGETAGEEGDSSETEDSETPWSCWVWVKSTGQRQLLGTLTPAPHHPKVVGVLKIPMSLDPVSLTDIKGPPLNAVNGEQGQRTAMAMKRIKENVALTEENLKDMLCVTALWLVAREEYGGLGRVGGRRRRGKRHA, encoded by the exons ATGCCTTTCCTACAGACACTCAGTGATCTCAAGGACTTCACGCATAGTATCAATCCTCTCAGCCTCTTGAATCCCGATCAGCAACCATCTCCGGCGCCCTCGTCTTCAAGCTCCCCCTCCCAATCTGCTGCTGCACCCAACCCATCCGAAGCTGGTCCGGGCCCCTCGTCCCTCGCTTCGCGCAACTTGGCAGCAGTCAACAAACCTTCCATATACTCTTCACCTCCAGCTTCCTCTCGCCCTTCTCTCAAGCACTCCAGTTCTTCCTCCTTACCTCCTTCTTCCGACTCTGCTGAAAGTGTCCCGAGGCCGAGGGGTGCCAGCGTAGTCAATGACCGAAGGAAAGGTTCGGGCACGAGCGTCGTTGTAATAGCAGATCCAGAAGTGACCAACATGACGAGGGGCAGACAGAAAAGACCGGTCAGTGTGGCTAGCGGTATCACTGACGATAGTGGTTTCGGCGATCGTCgagggaagaagaaccCATTGGAT ACATACATCATCGTCAAGCCTCCACCGGCATCAGCAAAGAACCCATTAAATCTACAGATACAGCTCATTGTGAAGCGCAGCCGTCGAGCACGAGGAATATCGACATCATCCAATTACTCATCCTTGGGAAGTTCTCCTGTAGACGACCGTGAAGTAAAGTTGCAATCTCCGGCCACACCCAACCTCCCGTCATCCGCTCCCATGTCACCTTCCACGTCCATGACAGGTGGATCATCCTCGTTACCGGCGTCAGCAGCCGCTTCGGATGTCTCCGACGACGAGGCCTCCATCAAAAGGTCATCATCCATTAGATCGGGCATGTCAAATGCCACAAGTAGTACTACCAGTGGTATGTCTGGCAAGCGTATCGAACCAATGTTCAATCTGGCCGTGCACAATGTGGTCCATCCAACAGTTGTCACAGACGCTGCGACAGACGTAAAAGTCGCCAAG TTTCACAAGCGCGTAGTAGACGTTTCGGGTGTTGGCATTGTCGAGCCCACTGAAATTCACCTCCCTTCTGCTTCCAATCATCTGTACCCCACCATTTCACGGGTAACGTCACATGTCACATCCGACGGCGAAACACTGCAAACGCCTGGTACGAAAGCCCGCCCTCTATCTATTGCatcctttagtccctcCCTTTCGCCTGTGACCACTATTCACCAAGAAGAGAGTCGAAGTCTTCGATCAAGTCTTGATTTAAAAAATTTTCGATTGGATAATATACTGCATCATCAAAAGCCTGACTCGGGTGACAGCAATACGAGAAAATTGTTTGGCAAAATTTtcaaaaagaagaagaatgtGGAAAAACCCGAAGATGCGGCCATCCATTTGACTCGGTCTGCATCCGCCTCGTCCATTGATCCAAAGGGTCCCTCAGGTATACCGTCGAACGCAGTCTCCCCAACCAATGGGTCACCGGCGGCTGGCAGGGCAAGTATTCATCTGCCGAGTACATCCTCTGATTTTCACCACTCCTCGTCGTCCGCTGTTGGCCACCCAACGTTTGGGACCTCGCCAAACATTGTCGTTCGTCAGCCTCCTTCCGCCGCACACGCGCTGGAATCTCGTTTGAAACCGGAACTCTACTCCCCTACTGAAAAGCACCATACAATATCTTCGCGCTCTCGACCCATTGGTTACAACTGGACAGTCCGCCGTTGGGCACGACGCAATTCGGAAGGATGGGCAGCACATCTTGTGGCGGCCGCTGCTACGGGTCTCGAATTGGTTGGCGCTGCAGAGATGGCTGGCGAGAATGAAGTCCAGTTTGAGTGGGTCAAGGGTGTCTTCGAGCCTGAGGACGAACCGAGTCAAAGAGGGTTGGGCATTGGAAAGCCGGGAGGAATCAATTTGGGACAGTCCAAGGCGGGGCGGGCCGTCTCTGCTCCCGGACGTAGCGTGTCGAGAGAAACAGGTCCCAAATCGTCAAGGAGAATAGCATCCCCTATGCCTTCCactccctcctctcctgTTGCTTCACGACCCCCTTCTCCATCATTTGACAGCCGACCTGAACCCGTCCGGCGAGTATCAGCAGCCGCATCTACATCGTCTTCAACAGCTTCATCAAAGGGAATCCCAAGCGTTGCTTTTGATGATGCAGTGACGGGCGGCGGCGAGACAGCgggagaggaaggtgaTAGTTCCGAAACGGAGGATAGTGAGACACCTTGGTCATGCTGGGTCTGGGTGAAAAGCACAGGTCAGAGGCAGTTGCTCGGCACGCTTACACCAGCGCCACACCACCCCAAAGTCGTTGGCGTGTTGAAAATTCCTATGAGTCTTGATCCCGTTTCGCTCACGGACATCAAGGGGCCCCCATTGAACGCCGTCAATGGCGAGCAGGGACAACGAACGGCGATGGCGATGAAAAGGATCAAGGAAAATGTGGCTCTCACAGAGGAAAATTTGAAAGATATGCTGTGTGTTACCGCACTGTGGTTGGTAGCCAGGGAAGAATATGGGGGTTTGGGAAGAGTTGgtggaaggaggagaaggggaaagaggCACGCATAA
- a CDS encoding Hypothetical protein (Similar to TIGR gene model, INSD accession AAW42827.1; CND05580) yields MATGQHLLSQQQHPIADPRLHNPCPPITAVSRSIQEEDATKLQFGEFAEGEALTLTEVATLLKAARQAPNVPPAPDNKYARSPSSRLALSARHGFLNKFEIAQIMSLRPERVEVAVALIPSLERYAQGDENEAQLQSLLDDVRSMVRYGVQP; encoded by the exons ATGGCCACCGGCCAACACCTTCTTTCTCAACAACAACACCCGATAGCCGACCCGCGCCTACATAAT CCCTGCCCGCCCATCACCGCCGTCAGCAGGTCC ATCCAGGAGGAAGACGCTACCAAGCTCCAGTTCGGAG AATTTGCGGAAGGAGAAGCTCTTACTTTGACCGAGGTGGCCACCCTCTTGAAAGCTGCTCGTCAAGCCCCCAACGTCCCTCCCGCGCCGGATAACAAGTACGCTCGCTCGCCTTCGTCACGGCT TGCATTATCGGCAAGGCATGGCTTCTTAAACAAGTTTGAAATTGCTCAGATCATGTCCTTAAGACCGGAAAGGGTGGAAGTGGCAGTTGCTCTCATACCTAG TCTGGAGAGATACGCGCAAGGTGACGAAAACGAGGCGCAGCTCCAGAGTCTGCTAGATGATGTTCGTTCAATGGTTCGTTACGGTGTCCAGCCTTAG
- a CDS encoding uncharacterized protein (Similar to TIGR gene model, INSD accession AAW43169.1) — protein sequence MSDAGRQSLSDKASSSLKPDSEKSYVEQASDFVSGKLDSAASALQPQQEKSTTQKIGDAVSGDNRNRDVA from the exons ATGTCTGACGCC GGCCGACAATCTCTTTCTGACAAggcttcttcctctctcaAGCCTGACTCTGAAAAGTCCTACGTTGAACAGGCATCCGACTTTGTCTCTGGCAAGCTTGACTC TGCTGCGTCTGCGCTCCAGCCCCAACAAGAGAAGTCCACCACCCAGAAGATTGGAGATGCCGTTTCTGGGGACAACAGGAACAGGGATGTCGCCTAA
- a CDS encoding uncharacterized protein (Similar to TIGR gene model, INSD accession AAW43273.1) yields the protein MFRPAALLFRRRIANLPQRQFSTSLPRPRAPIPIPDTPSAPPIPLPDANPLELPRSLSPTRALLLLSTPSPPTDWPSHLEMHSPLLAATSAKLKARGVGVNVVYDPAATYGSLGFPGKEEEGEEKFMARLFWPDGRKVEWDVFNFETLNSDQLEEAINYTPSLSHSSGLPQLLPASETSQKEILVCTHGSRDCRCSDRGVPLVSALRKEVNRRGLESQIRIGQVAHVGGHKYAANAILLPTMDMLSNLSTEHAPCIIDHLFALAPSIPSASVIPVAERGTKIDKSTHVKGEGMWKHWRGRYGLTLEQQALLWDSVDPSRHPHIASTSHETAAKNVQETVTLRFKTYEGEEKVVHARVGENLLEVGKENDLPSLEGVCDGNLECATCHLYLSSSTAPPVSEPSEAEDDMLGYAIGYKEGESRLGCQIEVTRDLAKWCDEGGIIRLPRF from the exons ATGTTTCGCCCAGCCGCACTTCTATTCAGAAGGCGCATTGCGAATCTCCCCCAAAGACAATTCTCCACCTCACTCCCCCGGCCCAGGGCGCCTATACCCATTCCCGACACTCCTTCAGCACCACCCATCCCTCTTCCAGATGCCAACCCACTCGAGCTTCCCCGCTCCCTCTCTCCCACTCGCGCTCTCTTGCTTCTCTCCACCCCTTCCCCGCCCACTGATTGGCCGTCCCACCTTGAAATGCATTCCCCCCTCTTAGCAGCTACATCTGCCAAACTCAAAGCCCGTGGAGTCGGTGTAAATGTCGTTTACGATCCAGCCGCCACCTATGGGAGCTTGGGCTTTCCGGgcaaagaagaggagggagaggaaaAATTCATGGCGAGGCTATTTTGGCCTGACGGGAGGAAAGTGGAATGGGACGTTTTCAATTTCGAAACTCTCAATTCTGACCAACTAGAAGAAGCGATCAACTACACACCCTCCCTATCGCATTCTTCAGGTTTACCACAACTTTTGCCAGCGTCAGAAACCTCGCAGAAGGAGATACTAGTATGCACTCATGGATCTAGGGACTGTAGATGTTCTGATCGAGGCGTTCCGCTTGTTTCGGCACTTCGAAAAGAGGTCAACCGACGAGGTTTGGAAAGTCAAATCAGAATCGGGCAAGTGGCACATGTTGGAGGACACAA GTATGCGGCGAACGCAATCTTGCTCCCGACCATGGATATGTTGTCCAATCTGTCTACCGAGCATGCTCCATGTATAATTGATCATCTATTCGCTCTTGCTCCCTCAATCCCTTCAGCATCTGTCATTCCTGTAGCTGAGAGGGGAACGAAAATTGACAAATCTACGCACGTcaaaggagaagggatgTGGAAGCATTGGAGAGGTCGTTATGGCTTGACATTGGAGCAGCAAGCTTTGCTCTGGGATTCTGTTGATCCCTCCCGTCATCCACATATCGCATCGACATCCCATGAAACTGCGGCGAAAAATGTGCAGGAAACTGTTACTTTGAGGTTCAAAACTTAcgagggagaagaaaaagtTGTTCATGCTCGAGTTGGAGAGAATCTGCTAGAAGTTGGCAAAGAAAATGATTTGCCTTCTCTGGAAGGCGTATGTGATGGCAACCTCG AATGTGCTACATGCCATCTCTAcctttcctcttcaactGCGCCGCCAGTTTCTGAGCCGTCGGAGGCAGAGGACGACATGCTGGGATATGCGATTGGTTATAAGGAAGGGGAAAGTCGACTAGGCTGCCAAATCGAGGTGACAAGGGACCTGGCAAAGTGGTGTGATGAAGGTGGGATAATTAGATTACCAAGGTTCTAA